The Agrobacterium tumefaciens genome contains a region encoding:
- the repA gene encoding plasmid partitioning protein RepA → MANKTANKTTAGKIERVSIDKTIADDSAKLSSNLQELSARLFSPDAQKALRRFSSTEAAKLLGVTDSYVRHLAAQEGSVTSEKTSAGRRTFSLSEINTIRQLLGKTKPAYLAGRRETDHLQVIAVTNFKGGSGKTTTSTHLAQYLALRGYRVLAVDLDPQASMSAMLGYQPEFDVGENETLFGAIRYDDLRRPVGEVVRETYFPGLDLIPGNLELHEFEHDTPRALAERNGSETDMFFMRVGNALTDLSDRYDVVVIDCPPTLGFLTLSALCAATAVLITVHPQMLDVASMNQFLAMTSDLLSVVKDAGGNLEYDWMRYLVTRYEPNDGPQAQIVAFLRSLFGDRVLTSMMVKSTAISDAGLSKQTIYEAARESMNRQTYDRAVEAMDGVNLEVEALLKSSWGRT, encoded by the coding sequence ATGGCGAATAAGACCGCAAATAAAACGACAGCCGGCAAAATCGAACGCGTTTCGATTGATAAAACCATTGCGGACGATTCTGCAAAGCTCAGCAGCAATCTTCAGGAGCTATCTGCTCGTCTGTTTTCGCCCGACGCACAAAAGGCGCTGCGTCGCTTCAGCAGTACGGAGGCCGCCAAGTTGCTCGGTGTGACAGACAGCTACGTGCGTCATCTGGCAGCTCAAGAGGGTTCGGTGACTTCCGAAAAAACGTCCGCTGGGCGGCGGACGTTCTCTTTGTCCGAGATCAATACGATCCGACAGCTCCTCGGAAAAACCAAGCCTGCCTACCTGGCTGGGCGTCGGGAAACTGATCATCTTCAGGTCATTGCAGTGACCAACTTCAAGGGTGGATCGGGTAAGACAACGACATCTACGCATCTCGCGCAATATCTGGCGCTGCGCGGCTATCGCGTTCTCGCCGTAGATCTGGATCCGCAAGCATCCATGTCCGCGATGTTAGGCTATCAGCCGGAATTTGATGTCGGTGAAAACGAGACGCTGTTCGGCGCTATTCGCTACGACGATCTTCGTCGCCCTGTAGGGGAGGTGGTTCGTGAGACCTATTTCCCGGGATTAGATCTGATTCCCGGCAATCTTGAACTCCACGAATTCGAGCACGACACGCCAAGAGCTCTTGCAGAGCGAAACGGCTCTGAAACCGACATGTTTTTCATGCGTGTCGGCAATGCGCTCACCGATCTCTCTGACCGGTACGACGTAGTCGTTATTGATTGCCCGCCGACATTGGGTTTCCTGACACTCTCGGCGTTATGCGCTGCAACGGCAGTCCTGATCACTGTCCACCCTCAAATGCTCGACGTTGCATCCATGAACCAATTTTTGGCGATGACGTCGGATCTTTTGTCGGTGGTCAAAGATGCCGGGGGGAATCTTGAATACGACTGGATGCGATATCTGGTCACGCGGTACGAGCCCAACGATGGGCCGCAAGCGCAGATCGTTGCATTCCTTCGAAGCCTGTTCGGGGATCGTGTCCTTACCTCCATGATGGTGAAGTCTACCGCAATCTCCGATGCCGGCCTATCGAAACAGACGATCTACGAGGCTGCACGAGAATCCATGAACAGACAGACCTACGATCGCGCGGTAGAGGCCATGGATGGGGTCAATCTTGAAGTAGAAGCTCTTCTCAAGAGCTCATGGGGGCGCACATGA
- the repB gene encoding plasmid partitioning protein RepB has product MKGRDILKNMVSSAGGEAPKVGTQPHPQHKPAGAVRAMNLSLGRLGDEAAAAKELRSALAAGDKVVELSPNQIEASFIQDRIPTGNDAALDELITSMRESGQQVPILVRPHPTKDNWYQAAYGHRRLRAAVVLERPVKAIVRQLSDEELIVAQGQENGPRIDLSFIERALFAKRLEQHGFDRDRISQALSVDKPETSRLLQVADAIPTDIIMAIGPASKIGRPRWLAFAELLKDKAAADRIAVAIAEPQFGAIDTNERFARLWAKAQGPKASKKDTGGKIRTRKGIVLASMERTAKGAKITVTSEEFAQFLDARMSDLVEQFEKENSSETNH; this is encoded by the coding sequence ATGAAGGGCCGGGACATTCTCAAGAATATGGTTAGTTCTGCCGGCGGTGAAGCACCGAAGGTGGGCACTCAGCCCCATCCACAACACAAACCGGCAGGCGCTGTTCGCGCCATGAACTTGTCCCTCGGCCGGCTCGGAGATGAAGCCGCTGCGGCCAAAGAGTTGCGGTCTGCGCTTGCTGCCGGAGACAAAGTCGTCGAGTTAAGTCCAAACCAGATTGAGGCTTCGTTCATTCAGGATCGTATTCCGACTGGAAACGATGCTGCTCTGGATGAACTGATCACTTCGATGCGCGAAAGCGGTCAGCAGGTTCCTATTCTCGTTCGGCCACATCCGACGAAGGATAATTGGTACCAAGCGGCTTATGGACATCGCAGATTGCGTGCAGCCGTTGTTCTGGAACGCCCGGTTAAGGCGATCGTGCGCCAACTCTCCGACGAGGAACTGATTGTCGCGCAAGGTCAAGAGAATGGGCCACGTATCGATCTCAGTTTTATCGAGCGCGCCCTGTTTGCAAAAAGACTTGAGCAGCATGGTTTTGATCGCGACAGAATCTCCCAGGCGCTGTCTGTCGACAAGCCTGAGACATCGCGGCTCCTACAGGTCGCGGACGCCATCCCGACAGATATCATCATGGCGATCGGGCCTGCTTCGAAGATCGGACGGCCGCGCTGGTTGGCCTTTGCCGAACTTTTGAAGGACAAAGCAGCGGCGGACCGGATTGCCGTCGCCATCGCCGAACCTCAGTTCGGAGCAATCGATACGAATGAACGGTTTGCCCGTTTGTGGGCGAAGGCCCAAGGCCCCAAAGCTTCGAAGAAGGACACCGGCGGTAAAATCCGCACGCGCAAGGGCATCGTTCTCGCATCAATGGAACGAACAGCCAAAGGCGCCAAAATCACAGTTACATCAGAAGAGTTTGCACAGTTCCTTGATGCCAGAATGAGCGATCTTGTTGAGCAGTTCGAAAAAGAAAACTCTTCTGAAACAAACCATTAG